DNA from Lentibacillus amyloliquefaciens:
GACGTCCCGATCCCAATAAATGCCAGAAACATGAAGGTATGCAAATAATTGATGACCGAAAAAGCGGCAAGTCCGGTTGTGCCTGCATAATATGACAACGCAATATTGTAACCAATCACAAAGAGTCCGGTTCCTGCTTCAGCAAGGAAGTTGGGAAACCCTAATTTGCCAATCATCAACATATCATTTTTGTTCCATTTCGGCCGGATGAATTTTAAGCCGGCATCTTTCTTGAGAAAATGAATCGTATAAACCATTAAGCCTGCTGCTGTTGCGATGACAGAGGCGAGTGCTGCTCCCGTGACCTCCATATTCAATATAAAAATCATCCAGTAGTTCAATATAATATTGAGCACAGCCGACACAATCAGTCCTGTCATCGCCAGCTGCGGGCTGCCGTCATTGCGGACAAAGATACTGAGTGCAGCTTCCCAGCCCACAATCGGTGCCCACATAAAAATGATTTCAAGATAATCTACCGTATAACTTAATGTTTCATCATTTGCACCAAATAATAGAGACAGCGGTTCGGCTCCGATATAGCCAATCAATCCGATAACTGTCATAACGATGGTTGTAAACGCCATTGAAATTGTGAAAGTCTGCTTAGCCCGGTCATTGTTCCCTTCGCCGGTTGCCATGGAATAAAGTGTCCCGCCGCCAATACCGATTAACATCGAAATGGAAATGAGGATCGACCAGACCGGCACAGCGACGTTGACACTGGCCAGCGCAACCGGCCCAATGCCATTTCCGACAAAAATGCCATCGATGACGATATTGG
Protein-coding regions in this window:
- a CDS encoding MATE family efflux transporter, with product MSIAEQRLLSQSVTKSFFQYLLPTLVGMMLMSANIVIDGIFVGNGIGPVALASVNVAVPVWSILISISMLIGIGGGTLYSMATGEGNNDRAKQTFTISMAFTTIVMTVIGLIGYIGAEPLSLLFGANDETLSYTVDYLEIIFMWAPIVGWEAALSIFVRNDGSPQLAMTGLIVSAVLNIILNYWMIFILNMEVTGAALASVIATAAGLMVYTIHFLKKDAGLKFIRPKWNKNDMLMIGKLGFPNFLAEAGTGLFVIGYNIALSYYAGTTGLAAFSVINYLHTFMFLAFIGIGTSIQPMISFYYGAKKYEQIKDTVKIAEITGLALGVAFLAIGWLAPGSLVSIFGVETEAIRQLAIKGITIFFIGYLFMGINFIYMTYYQSIAYIKPSIGITLFRGFILLIAALVILPLLFGTTGIWLALPAAEGMTAIFLLLFARRGVMNRQWQEQGY